Within the Medicago truncatula cultivar Jemalong A17 chromosome 4, MtrunA17r5.0-ANR, whole genome shotgun sequence genome, the region CAGTTAGTATGACAATACCTAATCTATGTAGGAGGTTGATGTTCAAACCTCAAATACCAAACTTATTAAGtttaaagatgattttttttttttttacaatttaaagatgaatttctaactattaagttatttaataaataaaacttgTCTTGTgcttatttcatttgatttggtttcaaTGTGTCTCGGTTTTATGGAAAGAACGGAATGATAGGTTATTTCAGAATCGTCAAAGTTCTATATCActattgttagataaagtaaaatcaaataCCTTATGGTGGTTGAAAGCCAGCAACATAatctttatttttggtacacatagttggtggtcgagcccgcttCTATGTATGGACATTGACTATCTTTGATGTAATTTTGACAGGGTTGTAAtctttttgtgattgttttggCACGTCTTGTGCTTCAACAATCACAGTGTTCatagtaatatattccatttttgtttcttaaaaaaaaaaaaaacttgtcaaaaaaaagttatttaataaataaaaattgatttttttttttaaaattgtcaaaTAAGATTGTATGTGTCACACTCACACATGTGGAACTGTGGCTGGTGGAATCTGCCTTGCTTCTAATACGAAAAAGGAAAAGATAGATAGGTTTTAGTATGTCCCACCAAAAAATTAATCCCTCCACAAATAGCtaaaatcaaaggaagaaaatACTTTTAGCTTAGAATAGAAAGATGAAAATATCATTTCCCCATGTTTCGTCTCTTGTTCTATACGTGAATTGAAATGATATATTGTAAGATTATATTGCCCCTCCAATTCTACAtttgtttattaaaattattagtttttttatacaaaatttgttttattttttaaagatattacAAGTTagatttttaaaaccaaaactagttttttttgtcgaatcaaaattagttttcaaaatagattttagttgaatattatttcaataatgattaaattttaaaaaaaattattttttttatttttgattttatcctaaattttgaccaaatactatttttaaacttttttaaagaacgtttctaaattatttaatttttattctttttgtagCATCTCATTTTCACTTTGAGAAACTTATGTTATTCCACATGTTACTTCATCTTCTCTCACTTTTTATACGGTCAAACAAGAAAagggataaaaaaattatcttcttttccttttaattaCCTTCTATTATTTTACTCttcttttgatttcttttcttctgttttcgttcctttctttttttttccctgccaaaaaaatgtatatagtACATTGAGCAGGTTATCTAAATGGGACCAATTCAGAATCCACCGATTAATGTCACCTACCTTGGATCTCTCTCTTGTACTTCAAcccaatgattttgtttttcatattgTGCGACAGTGTGTGCATTCTTGTCCTATACTTTTCTTCGCTGCGATTTTTAATGATAgtacttctttttctttatacCTGGCTTTTCTCCAATTTTCATAACCATTTTCATACAATCTATCATAAAGATTATCAAGAGTTGAGTCTAATGAAAGAACAATATGACGAAAGGAACTTTGAATATCAACTAAAAGAAGTACTCACTTGTTGGGTTTGACACCACTTCAAAGAGATTCTTATCCACAAAATTAAGATAGTCGAGTTGgatgaagattttttttggtaaaaagttGGATGAAGATTTTAATTACACATGcatgagagagagaggagaaagaggagagagagagcaaATAGTTGGATTGACTTATGACCAATTCCGACTTTAATGATACATAAGTGGAGTCCAAAATGAACATTAAAATGTTTACATGAGCTAGTAAACTAAACACCATATTATGGAACTTGAAAATGAATACTATTTTcatccttttttccaaaatagaaGATCAAATTGTCAAGACCAAGGAGGATGagtattcaaaatttcaaaggagttcttattatattcttttttttaaaaatatacccAATTCTTATTAAATGCATCCacttatatgaaaaataaatgagtttttaGGTAGCAAAAGTAAAAGgacaaaatgaattttaacaatttcataGTGTTGGTGTTGATTGGAAatatacatgttaaaaaaaattccatattATTTAGAGTCATAAAGGAAGAGGAAGACCAatactatattatatatagggtgtatcaaatgagaggagtATTTATGATCAGAGATGAGGGGATTGATTAATCACCATTAGATTAGAATCAATAGTTggaatttaattaatcaataaaaagtGCATGCACTCTATATATATAAGCACTAATTCTTCGATGCTAAAGTCAGTATGAGAGTAAAGGGTGGGAGATTTTGAGATAGAAAGAGTGTCTAGCTGATATAACGGTCAAAGGTCGCTTTTATAAGCaagtatttatattattattttttgtaataaaaaaatattatttatttcaataataaagtgttataaatatcataatataaAAGCTATGAAAACTTGATCAAAAAAAAGTCATGAAAAAAGTCagactttatttttaaataaatttatctgTTCTTTAAGTAAAAAAGACTCTTATatgtacaattatttttcaattttaattcaaattaaaaaatataccaCATTGATAAAAacagtattttatttttgttcaactTTAAAAGCGACTTTTTATGTTAGTCTTTATTACATAAAATGCCTCAATTTATTGTTCGCTTTAGGCCTAGTAATATGTTGTGTCGACTCTCTCAAAGTGCCACATAGTGATGTGGTTCTTTAAAAGCACGGCTACATACGAAGAATCCAAGAGCATGACCAAGTACAACAACCAAGAACACTCCACCATTGAAAGACATGAGTGCCAACATgatcaaataagccaatccaaccCTAAGGACATGCAAAAGCGTCTGAACTAGTCCGGCCACCATACGGTTCGAACCAGGTTTGAACGGTGTGTAGGAGAGTAACTCCATGAGCATGGAAGCGATGAAAATCATGAACAATGCCATTACATACTTACTGGTATTACCCGCAGGCCAATTGTTAAAGAGAATCAACGAATCCTTACCCCAGAAGAATGTCATGTGTATCATGCCCTGCATCTTAAGGCTCATCATCATGGTACTATTGTTAGAGGATGATGATTTTGGTGCCATTGACATCTCATCCATGCTACTGTGAATAATGAGTTTAAATATATGGTTTGAATGAGAATATATAGTGTTGAAATGAGAAGGGTTTGTGatgattttcttttcattttctgtGAAGGAGTGTACTAGTGTTAGTACAATATTGGCTTAATAAGGGATTAAGTGCATTGTacttcattataatttttttgaaggatttattttatttttataaataaatatttttctaaggaattttataaatattgtattgcaactcttacttttttttggtacaatgttTTGCTAagaggtgtgttatttgaacaactatttgagtgataatttttgtgacaaccactaatttacaaagaaaaatagataGTGACACGgaaaccaaaataatagagagagaaagtaaaaaaataatgtgagtatgagagataaagttgtcacatagattgtcacaaaatggttgtcaaaatatcatttctcttttgctAAAGCTCTATATAGTTCAactcttacttttttttttagggatatagTACAACCCTTACTAAGATTAAACTATAAACAATATTTAAGAGTGGGAATAAAACAGATCGACCAACAAAAACTTATGCCCTAGCCTACAACAAATATATGCATGctagattaatatatttttttaatacacaCTGGCAAGACTATTTcagaagcttttttttttttgagagcaagcattttttttttgaaggggacTTTTTTAGAAGCATAGTTAGTTAATAATGTCATGCTACATGCCATTAAcggagtctttttttttttatgtggtaGTCGCGGGTTTAAATTCGGGCCTTTCATATATTATGTTTTGTCCTTATTAACTAAGCTAAGCTCATCCATTAAGGGAGTCTAAAACCGATGTCTAGCttacttaaataaatataaataaaatagtgtgTTAAAACTGtcattatattaaatttttgtaaaagttaATTTAAATAGAATGTAATTGAAAATAAGGTTATCTAAGAGGTCATGTGAAatctcaaaataaaacttaatttcATTCTTATTAATCTATTTaaagatatattatattattttatttaaatacgttaacataaaataagattttaatTAGGCTAATTAATAACAATTAATGTCAAATAAAGcctaaaattaaactaaaaaaaaaaaaaaagataatgtcAAACCCAAAAATATAAGTCTATACTCTATAACGGGTAATAGACTAGAGTGGCTTGAGTCTTTCAAAGTTTAGTTTTGCTACCATATTTCCACCTTAATTGTGATTGGCAGTGATTCAAATTTGCTCTTAGTTTTTGCTGAGGCAGTAGCtacactaattaaaaaaaaatataatacctTAAACAAAATAGCAATAACGACATTAGGAATATTTCATGCTATGGGATGATTAAGTGATATGCAGTTTGACAACGTGGACTTTCTATTTGATTCCAAGATGACGATAGATGTCTTCTTCAATCCACATGTAGCTCTTACGGAGTTTGGCAATATCATCTCAACCTAAAGGAATTTATTTGCTTCTCATTTTACAAACTCTTAGACGGAGTTTTACAGGCACATACAAATGTGGTTGCTCACACCCTTATTGGAGCAGCTACATTATCGGTTAGTCTCACCACTTATTTTGATATTCCCTCTTGTATTGATActcttatttttaatgaaatactATAACcaactttctttaaaaaaaaaaaaaaaggtctagtcatatttttttcacaTAAAGTTTGTATACAATGAGTTTGGCACACAGTATACGAAATGATaataacatattcatcaacacatATTAATGAACATGAATAAAGTGCATATATACATGCATCTGAATTTTAAGCAATTTCATCACCTGGAATTTGGACACTACAAAGTAAACACACTGAAGACATGAATTACAAATTAGTAAATAATTTGTAATTAAtacaaataagtaaaaataaaaataattaacaagaTAACGGAGGAAGATCGAAATTCTCATCTTGATGTGGTTTTTTGAAAGCACGGCTACGAAAGAAGAACCCAACAGCATGACCAAGCACAGCAACCAAGAACACTCCACCATTGAAAGACATGAGAGCCAACATAACCAAATAAGCTAGGCCAACCCTAAGGACATGCAGAAGGGTCTGAACTAGACCGGCCACAATAGGGTTTGAACCGGGTTTAATGAACCGGGTGCTTGAGAGAAACTCGATGAGTATGGACATGGCGAAAACAAGGATCAAGGCCAATACATACTTACCAGAATTACCAGCAGGCCAGTTATCAAAGAGAATCAATGCATCTTTACCCCAGAAAAATGTCATGTGCATCATGTCATGCATCTGACCCATCATCATAGTGTCATTGGTAGATGATGATGACTTTGGTGCCATTGCCATTCCATGATCCATGTCATGATCCATGCTGTATTGGTTTCTTTTTCCAAAACCTGTGTTATTCCGTGGCTATATATTTGGCTGTTTTGGTTAGGAATATTGAGTTTATTATATAGGGTTGAAATGATAAGGGTTTGAgattaatctttttatttttaggttaaGTGTGACGTGGTGTAGTACATCATTGGCTATAATAAAGGAAATAAGTCGTATTGTACTGCAATACTACaagtcaaacaaacaaaaaaagtcgTATTGTACTgcactatgttttttttttttaattatgaataaatatttttttaattatgaataaaTAGGGCTTAAACTCTAACCAAGAACAATAAGCAAAAGACTAAATACTTATAGGAAGTGAAAGAGTTCCTATCGGTCAACAAGGGAAACAAAACTACAACTAAGATGTATCCCACTAAATAGGGTCAATTATATGGATTAAGCGGTGTCCGTAATTCTCCATTTTAGATCATATATTTATCAAACTCATTAATCTTTtgatctattttaatattttatcttaGTACTTGTTTGGTTTCACCTTGGAGCACCACAAATATGAGTTAAATAATGCCAAACCCAACTTTAGTGATAGATAATTCACATGTTTAGCTATGTATAATTCAAAGCAAGTCATGGCATTCAAATCGATTCACAGTGAAGCTAACATGAGTAGCATTTGTGTGGATTGAGAATCATTTCCAAGATTTCAGATACATGGTACTTTATTTATACTTTTGTCCTCTAAAAACtctttttatatacattttaaataaaattgaaacccattttgataattttaccATAATaatatatccaaacataaattaagttattttaaacttacttttaatcaaaatcaattctctcaaaattcATTCTATAATACTGAATTATTCCTACCGCAAAACCAAACAGACGTGAATTGTTGttcatcatcatcctcatcaGTCATAGTTTCTTCTCCAGTAAATATTAGCAATTATTCTTTTGTTGTACGCAATCCAATTTTACCCCATTGTTAATAGGGATAACGATTATAAAGCGACCAAAACTAATAAACTTCAAAGAAATTATTGCTCCACTTTGTAgatttgttaataaaaaatgCCATGTTTCCACTATAAGGAGTTGCACTTATtaaatactaataaataaataaatttatacaaATTGTGAAATTTATAAAGAAACCGAACtgcaatagtttttttttttttttttcctattccTTGTACATTTTATGAAATGGGGCCATAGGTGAAACATATCCTACATTCCTATGCAATATCCTCTACTGATAGTTGCACAATATTATCATTGCAAGTTTTCCAGTCTCATTCTGAAGGCATCTTGCTGCAGAAGACAGGCTGTGATTGAAGTATATGGAATACTTTCATTCAGAAAAGATATATATTCTGAATTTCCTCTACAGGTTGCACACCAAACTATAAGCCAGTGTCCTCTGGCAAGCTTAGACGTAGAAAATACAGGCTGCACATCAAGCAATAGTAAATTAGTTTTTAAGACCATAGGTTGATTAGAATTTTAGATATAGATGTTACTAATTAGTAAATTTAATTAGTTGCAatacatttttgtttcttccatTTGCACCAATCAATATTCATAGTTTCATACAATTACTTAAATACAGTACATCTAAAATGTTCAAACCACTTTTAAAGATAAAGTAAATAATCTCaactaataataaataaaattacggTTAGAAATCATGGTTGCGCCTAACACAATCCCACAAAACTGGCTtctgaggtgaggattgcccatACTTATAGGTCATCTTTTGTCCCATAAGGGATTCTTTAACACACCCTCTTACGACTAGCCCTATTGGGTTTGGTTCCTATAGATGGTGGGTGACCTGATAGCGGAAGTCTGATAGCAGATGGTCCAATAGATCTTAGAGGAGGCTCTGATATCATGTTAGAAATCGTgattgggcctaacacaaccctacaaaccggcttgtgaggtgaggattgcccccacttataggCCATCTTTTGTCCGATGTGAGACTTTTAACAATTACTAGTAACATGCAAAATCTAAGAGTACTAGCATTGCTTCTAAGATGGATTTTTATAAATTGGCAAAAGATTTAATGATTTGTCACCTTGCAGACATGAAAGCCATCCCACAGAAGACAGCCTTAACAGATTTTTTCTCTCCAGCATACTCAAAAGCCAATGGCAGCATTTCATGAAGGGTCAAAAAAGCCATAACACCACCAACTGTAATTATAACAgaataatcaacaaatatacattgcaaaacaaagtgccaaaaaataaaataaaattattgagcAATGCAAACCTGATGCCAACAAACCCTCAAGAATCTCAGGATTTAGACTGGTAGGGAATAGACAGGCTacataaaaagaaagagaaatcaTCTCAGTAACTTCAACTTTACCATCTTATACATATTCAAGGTCatcaaaatatttatgtaaAGTTGAGAAGAATAAGTGCATATTTGTAACAATGGTATGTTCGAGAAAATCATGTGACAATGTAACAACAACtatactttgaagcttcaacaaaatcacgaaATAACTTtgtcattgtatttttgttaatcTCTCCGTCAAACCAAAGATGCGTTAATATGGTACAAAGCAGCAAAAGCAGAGGATATTACCTACAATAATAACCCCTAGGGGCTCAGCCAAGCCAGAAAGAGATGCCAATTTGAATGCTTGCCATTTACTATGACACATcacagaaataaaataaaaaaagttacaacTCGAGTAATATAATTGGcaaatcttataaaaaaatatcgtaTTTTCAAGAATTTGATAGCATATATATTagcattgtaaaaaaaatttacaccGATTTCTGATAAGAAGTCGTCAATTTTCTATGTCACACTATCAATTTCGAAAATGAAGTGATGTGCAAAAATAATGGATTCTCGTGAATATCAATGTAAAACCGTTTTAAGTACGTAccctttaatttctttttaataatacaaatccaaataatgaaaaaatttatgatttcattctattataccaaaataaaagcaacaaaaaaagcTGATTAAGGTTCTTACCTCTCTGTAGCAAAATAAACAGGAAGTGCTACAGCAACACCCTGTAAAGCcgagaaaacattacaaattttaTCTGAAACTAAAAATGTGcaattaaaacaaagttaaattaaaatacaaagacATGGcatcaaattttataaagatCTATGATTTTCCCTCATTGATTATAACACCAAATAAAATTACAGTCTCATGTCTAAACTGCTTCGGTTTCAAAATTTATACCTCAGGGATATTGTGCAGAGCAATTGCCAATGCAAGGTTAAGACCAACACGAAgaccctattaaaaaaaaaacgtgacaCATTCATCAAATTGAtgtaacaacataaacattagTTACATGTAATGTAAccaccttaattatttatttatttttgacagaaGAAGTATATACCTTCATGGATCCAAGATACACTGCCATTCCTTCTGGAAAATTATGTAAACTTATACCTAGGAAAaaaccaaattgaaaattttaaattgaaccTTAAAGAAATTAATACTGAATCAAGTAAATTCCTCCACCCTTTGATGGAAAGTACTCATACCTATGGCTGTAATAATTCCACTGAATAAAACCTGACGGCGACGTTTTTTCATCGTGTTCTTGTTTTCTTCCCTACCAACCTTGATATTTTCAAGCATGTCACAAAATTATTTATCACAATTAATATCTACATTACATACCAAATAATAGCAAAGAAAATTAAGTTAATTAAAACCTGTTTGCTCTTCTTATCAGGAGGAGGTGCTGTTGGTTCTGGTATAAAGTTGGCAACAATTGCAAAGAATATGACACCAGAAAAAAactagatgaagaagaaaataaaacaacattgTTAGAATAAACATGAGAGAACAATGTAGAGTACTAGAATTATGTTGAAGGagtaaagagaagagaaaggctTTACCCAAAGGTTGCCTCTGAGGAAGCCTAGTGTGTTTATGGCATTATGAGCAAGATCAAAAAATGATATGCTCAGCATTAAACCAGCAGCAAAACCCTTTATTTCACATTTCACAAAAGGTGAAGTTAGAAAAGATTAAAAATGAACCTATGCAACCACAAGACagataaaattgataaaatatttggtttgaattattaaagattttgtGCCTGTGAAGCATGAACAGACATGGACACTGAACACGACATGGACACTGAACACGACACGGACACcgacataattttaaaaaatgacgTAATCAGGTGTAATTAAAGGTGTCGTGTCAGGGTCGATGTTGGACACCGACATCGGAACACACCTAACCCGAAGAGTGTCGATGCTTCATAGTCTCGTGTCATATTAGTATAAGACTTTTACTAGAGTAGATGGATAGAAGGCTGCGACCACCTGTAATAGTCCAAGCATCTTCAAACTTGGAGCTTGACTCATAATTACAAAAAGTGCACCTGTTACATATTGAGAAACTTTAGCTCAACTATAGCTATATATAAAACTCAATCAACTATATCATTTGAACATCAAAATGTAGATAATGTACACCCAATCAACTGCTTCTCTTACTTTTTATCTTCTACAACTTaggtatttaaaaaatatacacaaaaataaataaatcgcCGTATTGGACGTTGGCATTTTGATGTCGAAAGTATTTCTCAAACTTAGCATAGTCGACCGTACATAGTCCAACACTTGAAAAATGGTTAAAACTTTGATGACAATCtacatcaatttttaaaaaagttcaaagtaCTTCATGTTCTTACCGCCAATGCAATCACCTAATTGATGTtgatttacaaataaaaaagagacGATAGTCCGCATTTTAttaaacttacaaaaataatcatattttaaaaatgattattttggtccctcaattatcatatttgttgaattatattgttgAAAATTCGGGTTACGGTATGGTTAGAAAATGCTCTCTCATTCTGATTCAGGAACGAATCAAGTCATGATTCCCGATCCATTCGATTTGTAACTCCCGAACCAAACATAACCGGAGTAGAGGGTTGTTCGGGTCCTAACTTCCGACTACTCTATTCCGGGAGTTAGGAACCAAAGCCAAAGGATGcaattttggaattttgaagTGTTTGTGAGCAATCCAAGGGGCCTAGTGAGCAATTTTTTTCTCTAAGAGATTCAAAATTGGGAtaataaatcacattttttaagcaaaaacaCCATTTTATATGGATAAAAtctatccttcaaaaaaatatatggatAAAATCAAGTTCAAactaaaattgtaacaaatatGATAATTGAATGTCCAAAAAGTTCAATTTAAAAAGGAGGATATTTTTATGAGCATGATCAAATTTGATTATCAAAAGTGCAATGAAGTCTATTTGTTTTCATTGGATCATTATCTTAGTCGTAAGTGTATGTAATATCTAAGTCTTCTACTTACCTAACAATATTGATCGTTGTTATAGTATAaaatgattatcaaatattaatccACCATAAATTACGAAACACTTCTCCACAGTGGCCTAAATTTGGATGTTCCCTTCCTCATTTTTTAACGGTTAGATTTCTCCAAATCTACTTCCCTTTTCAACATGTCATTTCCCCTATTACATTTTACTGTATatgcttgttattttttttcctacattTTTTATTCATGTAAATATAATTCTTTATTTGTTTTCACTTACATATATAAATTGTTTCTTGTCGCTTAAGTTATAAGGGTTGTCGCCAAATATGGTCTTAGTATCCTAAGTCCTTAGTTGTTTTTATCTTTCCTCTTGGCTTTGTGGCCTGTTAATTCGTAACAAAATAAGAGAATTTCTACAATGTTTTAAGTTATATATTCTAAAAGGtgtaaaaatacattaaaaatattatccAACATCCTACgacattttagattatataatctgaaaaagTATGTATAAAGGTTGGAAaaataaacacttaaaaataaacTGATACTAATTTGCATGCCCCATTGGCCATTACCAATATTAATGTGAgtgaatactttttttttttttaagcaagaaAAAAATACACGTACCAATTGAAGTGCTTAAACCACCAATGGATGAAAGGGCGATACCCAGCAAGAATTGAGAATCCATGAGGATGAGAATGCAAGGGAAAAATCGAAATGAATTTGATTATGGAACTATGCTTGGATCCATCATTCACAacatgtgtgtatatatatatacagtTTTTCATTCAcggttattattattttaatgtaagACCACGATGGGAGGAAAGGTTAGGGAATTTGAATATCCCACAGTGAAACATGGATACATTAAAGAAAGAGATGAATTGTGTCATTGGTCCACGAAAAGAACTTTTTTCTCCACTTTCTCGTGTCACCTTCGGTTCTTCTCAACCTCAATCTCACACTTACCTTGcacttcaattttatttgttggaaTCTTAAAAATC harbors:
- the LOC25492584 gene encoding copper transporter 6 — encoded protein: MDEMSMAPKSSSSNNSTMMMSLKMQGMIHMTFFWGKDSLILFNNWPAGNTSKYVMALFMIFIASMLMELLSYTPFKPGSNRMVAGLVQTLLHVLRVGLAYLIMLALMSFNGGVFLVVVLGHALGFFVCSRAFKEPHHYVAL
- the LOC11427657 gene encoding copper transporter 6, with the translated sequence MDHDMDHGMAMAPKSSSSTNDTMMMGQMHDMMHMTFFWGKDALILFDNWPAGNSGKYVLALILVFAMSILIEFLSSTRFIKPGSNPIVAGLVQTLLHVLRVGLAYLVMLALMSFNGGVFLVAVLGHAVGFFFRSRAFKKPHQDENFDLPPLSC
- the LOC11422037 gene encoding zinc transporter ZTP29, translated to MDSQFLLGIALSSIGGLSTSIGALFVIMSQAPSLKMLGLLQGFAAGLMLSISFFDLAHNAINTLGFLRGNLWFFSGVIFFAIVANFIPEPTAPPPDKKSKQVGREENKNTMKKRRRQVLFSGIITAIGISLHNFPEGMAVYLGSMKGLRVGLNLALAIALHNIPEGVAVALPVYFATESKWQAFKLASLSGLAEPLGVIIVACLFPTSLNPEILEGLLASVGGVMAFLTLHEMLPLAFEYAGEKKSVKAVFCGMAFMSASLYFLRLSLPEDTGL